A region of Gemmatimonadales bacterium DNA encodes the following proteins:
- a CDS encoding dipeptidase, translating to MKNTIAFLSLLVLTAPLAAQAPDSALIRRALRLHREVPMVDGHNDHPWEMRAQRVMGFEHHDMTGSLPTFQTDIPRLRAGGVGAQFWSIFIYDTMIHSGAARLTMEQIDIVKRMEARYPDVFAPSRTADDILRAHRQGRIASLMGIEGGHAIENSLGALRLFFELGVRYLTLTWNNDVPWADANIGAHLHHGLTPFGYEVVREMNRLGMLVDISHGDDSVMAQVLRTSEAPAIFSHSSARAIADHPRNVPDWILGALPRNGGVVMVNFNCGFIDSAMAARSGARRAAQARLRAQFAADSAGYRRALAAWDTANPEPAGRPDIAAVADHIDHIRQVAGIDNIGYGSDYDGITCVPRGLEDVSAFPRLTAELLRRGYSDEDVKKVIGLNFLRAMRGAEATAARLQRQRPPSTATLAQLDSVGVAR from the coding sequence ATGAAAAATACGATCGCGTTCCTGAGCCTCCTTGTCCTCACCGCGCCGCTCGCCGCGCAGGCCCCCGATTCCGCCCTCATCCGCCGCGCGCTGCGCCTGCACCGCGAAGTGCCGATGGTGGATGGCCACAACGACCATCCCTGGGAGATGCGTGCCCAACGGGTCATGGGGTTCGAGCACCACGACATGACGGGCTCCCTCCCCACCTTCCAGACGGACATCCCGCGCCTCCGCGCGGGGGGCGTGGGCGCGCAGTTCTGGTCCATCTTCATCTACGACACGATGATCCACTCGGGCGCCGCGCGGCTCACGATGGAGCAGATCGACATCGTGAAGCGGATGGAGGCGCGCTACCCGGACGTGTTCGCGCCGTCCCGCACCGCCGACGACATCCTGCGGGCGCACCGGCAGGGACGGATCGCGTCGCTGATGGGCATCGAGGGCGGCCACGCGATAGAGAACTCGCTCGGCGCGCTACGCCTCTTCTTCGAGCTGGGCGTCCGCTACCTGACGCTCACTTGGAACAACGATGTCCCTTGGGCCGACGCGAACATCGGCGCCCACCTCCACCACGGCCTCACGCCATTCGGATACGAGGTGGTGCGGGAGATGAACCGGCTCGGGATGCTGGTGGACATCTCGCACGGGGACGATTCGGTGATGGCGCAGGTGCTGCGCACTTCAGAGGCTCCGGCGATCTTTTCGCACTCGTCGGCTCGCGCGATAGCGGACCACCCGCGCAACGTCCCCGATTGGATCCTTGGCGCGCTGCCGAGGAACGGAGGCGTGGTGATGGTGAACTTCAACTGCGGCTTCATCGACTCCGCGATGGCGGCGCGTTCGGGCGCCCGGCGGGCGGCGCAGGCGCGGCTCCGCGCCCAATTCGCCGCGGACTCCGCCGGCTACCGCCGCGCGTTGGCGGCCTGGGACACCGCCAATCCCGAGCCGGCCGGCCGGCCGGACATCGCCGCGGTCGCCGATCACATCGACCACATCCGCCAGGTCGCCGGAATCGACAATATCGGCTACGGCAGCGACTACGACGGCATCACGTGCGTGCCGCGCGGCCTCGAGGACGTGAGCGCGTTCCCTCGACTCACCGCCGAGCTGCTCCGCCGAGGCTACAGCGACGAGGACGTGAAGAAGGTGATCGGGCTCAACTTCCTGCGCGCGATGCGCGGTGCTGAGGCGACCGCGGCCCGCCTTCAGCGCCAGCGCCCGCCGAGCACCGCGACGTTGGCGCAGTTGGACAGCGTCGGGGTAGCAAGGTGA